In the genome of Sander vitreus isolate 19-12246 chromosome 13, sanVit1, whole genome shotgun sequence, one region contains:
- the LOC144527488 gene encoding mannose-P-dolichol utilization defect 1 protein-like isoform X1 encodes MATSPVKDFLVTYVMPEKCYERIFVSFYINVPCLKFVMNRAVGLWILLDTFLAQLLQLLKILWRRSADGLSLTSVLLQLYVFSCPVVYAIANNFPLFAWGERLFALAQTAAIVFLILHYRGETLKGMLFLLAYGCLMFLLGSYAAAAAVSVMQTSSLAALIASKVLQAGTNYCNGHTGQLSTLSVLLSWAASLGVIFVSLQETGSSFATLSHTVSACLSGVLLAQVLCYRSNTATSRKKNE; translated from the exons ATGGCCACGTCTCCCGTCAAAGACTTCCTGGTTACCTATGTAATGCCAGAAAAATGTTATGAGAGGATTTTCGTCAGCTTTTACATAAACG TGCCTTGCCTAAAGTTTGTAATGAACAGAGCTGTCGGATTATGGATCTTACTGGACACTTTCCTGG CACAGCTACTTCAGCTGTTGAAGATACTGTGGAGAAGAAGTGCAGATGGCCTGAGTCTGACATCCGTGCTGCTGCAATTATATGTTTTCTCGTGTCCTGTTGTGTACGCCATTGCCAACAACTTCCCACTCTT TGCCTGGGGTGAGAGGCTCTTCGCCTTGGCCCAGACCGCAGCGATTGTCTTCCTCATCCTGCATTATCGTGGTGAAACCCTAAAAg GTATGTTGTTCCTCTTGGCTTATGGGTGTCTAATGTTCCTTCTGGGCTCctatgcagcagcagcagctgtctcAGTGATGCAGACCTCAAGTTTGGCAGCTTTAATTGCAAGCAAG GTTCTCCAGGCTGGAACCAACTACTGTAACGGCCACACAGGCCAACTGTCCACTCTGTCTGTGTTACTATCGTGGGCAGCGTCTCTGGGTGTTAtctttgtgtctctgcag GAGACAGGAAGCTCGTTTGCCACTCTGTCACACACAGTGTCAGCCTGTCTCAGCGGGGTCCTCTTGGCCCAGGTTCTCTGCTACAGGAGCAACACTGCCACCTCTAGAAAGAAGAACGAGTAG
- the slc25a35 gene encoding solute carrier family 25 member 35: MDFVLSGVAACGACLFTNPLEVVKTRMQLQGELKSRGSYQVYYRNVFHAFYTIGKVDGLAGLQKGLAPGLVYQFFMNGVRLGSYAIIENSGYIHTNGRVSAAKTTLAGALAGVVGAVVGSPVYLVKTHLQSQSSSSIAVGHQYKHKGMIHALAAIYKQHGILGLWRGSSAAVPRVTVGSSAQLSTFSSSKELVIDLQVFPKDSWLVALTAGMISSLVVVMAMTPFDVVSTRLYNQPVDHLGKGQLYKGFTDCFSKMLRKEGFMGLYKGLGASYFRIGPHTILSLFLWDELRKLHQQFRDKETRKLCN, encoded by the exons ATGGATTTCGTGCTGAGCGGAGTTGCGGCGTGCGGAGCTTGCTTGTTCACCAACCCGCTGGAGGTCGTCAAAACGCGAATGCAGCTTCAGGGAGAGCTCAAGAGCCGGGGCTCATATCAGGTTTACTATCGCAACGTGTTCCACGCTTTTTACACTATCGGTAAAGTGGACGGACTGGCCGGCTTACAGAAGGGACTGGCACCCGGGCTCGTTTATCAGTTTTTTATGAATGGAGTCAGGCTCGGCTCGTACGCCATCATTGAGAACTCCGGTTACATCCACACCAATGGAAGGGTCAGCGCGGCCAAAACCACGTTAGCAGGGGCTCTGGCTGGAGTGGTGGGAGCCGTGGTGGGAAGTCCTGTATACTTG GTAAAGACTCATCTGCAGAGTCAGTCTAGCTCCTCTATTGCAGTTGGACATCAATATAAACACAAG GGGATGATCCACGCTCTGGCAGCCATCTACAAACAGCATGGCATTCTGGGATTGTGGAGGGGCTCCAGTGCTGCTGTACCGAGGGTCACCGTGGGGTCATCTGCACAACtctccaccttctcctcctccaagGAGCTTGTGATTGACCTACAG GTGTTCCCAAAGGACAGCTGGTTGGTCGCCCTAACTGCTGGCATGATCAGCAgtttggtggtggtgatggctaTGACACCTTTTGATGTAGTGAGCACACGGCTCTACAACCAGCCTGTGGATCATTTGGGCAAG GGGCAGCTTTATAAAGGATTCACTGACTGCTTTTCTAAGATGCTGAGGAAGGAGGGCTTTATGGGACTCTACAAAGGCTTGGGAGCCTCTTATTTCCGGATCGGTCCACACACcattctgtctttgtttttatgGGATGAACTGCGCAAACTGCACCAGCAGTTCAGGGACAAGGAAACTAGAAAACTGTGTAACTGA
- the slc25a15b gene encoding solute carrier family 25 member 15b isoform X2, whose product MAPHPVVQAIIDLSAGAIGGAACVFSGQPLDTAKVKMQTFPTMYRGFIHCISSTYKQVGLRGLYQGTTPALMANIAENSVLFMSYGFCQQVIRFTAGLPSEAVLSDMQKACAGSVASIFSSLVLCPTELVKCRLQAMYEMEASGKIAKSDNTVWSVVKSIMRNEGPQGFFQGLTTTIAREVPGYFCFFGAYELCRTTFADYMKCDRDDIGVAPIVISGGFGGACLWLVVYPFDCVKSRIQVMSMTVKQAGFFKTFMTIARTEGTRALYSGLTPTMVRTFPANGALFLGYEASRKLMMKQYDS is encoded by the exons ATGGCCCCACACCCTGTGGTCCAGGCCATCATTGACCTCTCTGCAGGAGCCATAG GGGGAGCTGCATGTGTCTTTAGCGGGCAGCCTCTAGACACAGCAAAGGTCAAGATGCAGACCTTTCCTACGATGTACCGAGGTTTCATCCACTGCATCTCGTCCACCTACAAACAAGTGGGTTTGCGTGGTCTCTACCAGGGCACCACGCCGGCACTGATGGCCAACATCGCCGAGAACTCTGTGCTCTTCATGAGCTACGGCTTCTGCCAGCAGGTCATCCGTTTTACGGCTGGACTGCCCAGTGAGGCTGTCCTGAG TGACATGCAGAAAGCCTGTGCTGGCTCAGTAGCATCCATTTTCTCCTCGCTGGTACTCTGCCCCACTGAGCTTGTCAAGTGTCGGCTGCAAGCCATGTATGAAATGGAGGCATCGGGCAAGATTGCTAAGAGCGACAA TACAGTGTGGTCGGTGGTGAAATCCATCATGAGGAATGAGGGGCCGCAGGGCTTCTTCCAGGGCCTGACCACCACCATAGCCAGAGAAGTCCCCGGTTACTTCTGCTTCTTCGGTGCCTATGAGCTCTGCCGCACCACCTTTGCCGACTACATGAAATGTGACCGAGACGACATAG GTGTGGCCCCAATCGTGATCAGCGGTGGTTTCGGGGGGGCGTGCCTGTGGTTGGTGGTGTATCCCTTCGACTGCGTCAAGTCTCGGATCCAGGTCATGTCTATGACGGTAAAACAAGCGGGGTTTTTCAAAACCTTCATGACCATCGCTCGTACTGAAG GTACAAGGGCACTCTACTCTGGTCTTACCCCCACCATGGTCCGCACCTTCCCTGCTAACGGAGCGCTGTTCCTGGGTTATGAGGCCAGCCGGAAGCTCATGATGAAGCAGTACGACAGCTGA
- the LOC144527488 gene encoding mannose-P-dolichol utilization defect 1 protein-like isoform X2, whose product MATSPVKDFLVTYVMPEKCYERIFVSFYINVPCLKFVMNRAVGLWILLDTFLAQLLQLLKILWRRSADGLSLTSVLLQLYVFSCPVVYAIANNFPLFAWGERLFALAQTAAIVFLILHYRGETLKAAAAVSVMQTSSLAALIASKVLQAGTNYCNGHTGQLSTLSVLLSWAASLGVIFVSLQETGSSFATLSHTVSACLSGVLLAQVLCYRSNTATSRKKNE is encoded by the exons ATGGCCACGTCTCCCGTCAAAGACTTCCTGGTTACCTATGTAATGCCAGAAAAATGTTATGAGAGGATTTTCGTCAGCTTTTACATAAACG TGCCTTGCCTAAAGTTTGTAATGAACAGAGCTGTCGGATTATGGATCTTACTGGACACTTTCCTGG CACAGCTACTTCAGCTGTTGAAGATACTGTGGAGAAGAAGTGCAGATGGCCTGAGTCTGACATCCGTGCTGCTGCAATTATATGTTTTCTCGTGTCCTGTTGTGTACGCCATTGCCAACAACTTCCCACTCTT TGCCTGGGGTGAGAGGCTCTTCGCCTTGGCCCAGACCGCAGCGATTGTCTTCCTCATCCTGCATTATCGTGGTGAAACCCTAAAAg cagcagcagctgtctcAGTGATGCAGACCTCAAGTTTGGCAGCTTTAATTGCAAGCAAG GTTCTCCAGGCTGGAACCAACTACTGTAACGGCCACACAGGCCAACTGTCCACTCTGTCTGTGTTACTATCGTGGGCAGCGTCTCTGGGTGTTAtctttgtgtctctgcag GAGACAGGAAGCTCGTTTGCCACTCTGTCACACACAGTGTCAGCCTGTCTCAGCGGGGTCCTCTTGGCCCAGGTTCTCTGCTACAGGAGCAACACTGCCACCTCTAGAAAGAAGAACGAGTAG
- the LOC144527488 gene encoding mannose-P-dolichol utilization defect 1 protein-like isoform X3: protein MNRAVGLWILLDTFLAQLLQLLKILWRRSADGLSLTSVLLQLYVFSCPVVYAIANNFPLFAWGERLFALAQTAAIVFLILHYRGETLKGMLFLLAYGCLMFLLGSYAAAAAVSVMQTSSLAALIASKVLQAGTNYCNGHTGQLSTLSVLLSWAASLGVIFVSLQETGSSFATLSHTVSACLSGVLLAQVLCYRSNTATSRKKNE from the exons ATGAACAGAGCTGTCGGATTATGGATCTTACTGGACACTTTCCTGG CACAGCTACTTCAGCTGTTGAAGATACTGTGGAGAAGAAGTGCAGATGGCCTGAGTCTGACATCCGTGCTGCTGCAATTATATGTTTTCTCGTGTCCTGTTGTGTACGCCATTGCCAACAACTTCCCACTCTT TGCCTGGGGTGAGAGGCTCTTCGCCTTGGCCCAGACCGCAGCGATTGTCTTCCTCATCCTGCATTATCGTGGTGAAACCCTAAAAg GTATGTTGTTCCTCTTGGCTTATGGGTGTCTAATGTTCCTTCTGGGCTCctatgcagcagcagcagctgtctcAGTGATGCAGACCTCAAGTTTGGCAGCTTTAATTGCAAGCAAG GTTCTCCAGGCTGGAACCAACTACTGTAACGGCCACACAGGCCAACTGTCCACTCTGTCTGTGTTACTATCGTGGGCAGCGTCTCTGGGTGTTAtctttgtgtctctgcag GAGACAGGAAGCTCGTTTGCCACTCTGTCACACACAGTGTCAGCCTGTCTCAGCGGGGTCCTCTTGGCCCAGGTTCTCTGCTACAGGAGCAACACTGCCACCTCTAGAAAGAAGAACGAGTAG
- the LOC144527572 gene encoding transmembrane 4 L6 family member 1-like isoform X1 — protein sequence MCTGKCSRCIAITLYPLALICIICNIVLFFPGGDIKYAKDGHITEEVIYMGGLVGGGFMVLIAAIYINLTEARECCGNRFGMFLSIAFAAVGVAGALYSFIVAVLGLNNGPLCKYDGMWTTPFKNSNSTYLADQKLWVECKEPKNVVQFNIGLFLTLMATSCLQVLLCAIQMINGLFGCLFGVCINKEQP from the exons ATGTGTACTGGAAAATGTTCCCGTTGCATTGCTATTACTCTGTACCCATTAGCACTGATATGCATCATCTgtaacattgtgttgttctttcCTGGCGGGGACATCAAGTATGCCAAGGATGGACACATTACTGAGGAGGTGATATATATGGGGGGACTCGTTGGAGGGGGTTTCATG GTGTTGATCGCAGCAATTTACATCAACTTGACTGAAGCTCGCGAGTGCTGTGGAAATCGCTTTGGG ATGTTCTTATCAATTGCATTCGCTGCAGTTGGTGTGGCCGGGGCCCTGTACAGTTTCATCGTGGCAGTGCTCGGTTTGAATAATGGGCCCCTCTGCAAATATGATGGGATGTGGACGACACCTTTTAAAAACAG TAATTCCACCTACCTGGCCGACCAGAAGTTGTGGGTAGAATGCAAAGAGCCAAAGAACGTGGTGCAGTTCAACATTGGATTGTTCCTTACCCTGATGGCGACCAGCTGTCTGCAGGTGTTGCTCTGTGCCATTCAGATGATCAACGGGCTATTTGGTTGCCTGTTTGGAGTCTGCATCAACAAAGAG caacCATAA
- the LOC144527572 gene encoding transmembrane 4 L6 family member 1-like isoform X2 codes for MCTGKCSRCIAITLYPLALICIICNIVLFFPGGDIKYAKDGHITEEVLIAAIYINLTEARECCGNRFGMFLSIAFAAVGVAGALYSFIVAVLGLNNGPLCKYDGMWTTPFKNSNSTYLADQKLWVECKEPKNVVQFNIGLFLTLMATSCLQVLLCAIQMINGLFGCLFGVCINKEQP; via the exons ATGTGTACTGGAAAATGTTCCCGTTGCATTGCTATTACTCTGTACCCATTAGCACTGATATGCATCATCTgtaacattgtgttgttctttcCTGGCGGGGACATCAAGTATGCCAAGGATGGACACATTACTGAGGAG GTGTTGATCGCAGCAATTTACATCAACTTGACTGAAGCTCGCGAGTGCTGTGGAAATCGCTTTGGG ATGTTCTTATCAATTGCATTCGCTGCAGTTGGTGTGGCCGGGGCCCTGTACAGTTTCATCGTGGCAGTGCTCGGTTTGAATAATGGGCCCCTCTGCAAATATGATGGGATGTGGACGACACCTTTTAAAAACAG TAATTCCACCTACCTGGCCGACCAGAAGTTGTGGGTAGAATGCAAAGAGCCAAAGAACGTGGTGCAGTTCAACATTGGATTGTTCCTTACCCTGATGGCGACCAGCTGTCTGCAGGTGTTGCTCTGTGCCATTCAGATGATCAACGGGCTATTTGGTTGCCTGTTTGGAGTCTGCATCAACAAAGAG caacCATAA
- the tm4sf21a gene encoding transmembrane 4 L6 family member 1, translating to MCTGKCSRCIAVTLYPLALISIICNIVLFFPGGDVKYAKDGHITEEVKYMGGLVGGGVMVLIPALYIHLTGKEGCCGNRCGMFLSIAFAALGVAGALYSLIVAVLGLQNGPLCKVLLIWSTPFKNSDPSYLTDDTWWGTCTEPKNIVQFNIGLFATLLATSCLQLVLCAIQMINGLFGCLCGTCANKGPL from the exons ATGTGTACTGGAAAATGTTCCCGTTGTATTGCTGTAACTCTGTACCCATTAGCACTTATATCCATCATCTGTAACATCGTGTTGTTCTTTCCTGGCGGGGACGTCAAGTATGCCAAAGATGGACACATTACTGAGGAGGTGAAATACATGGGGGGACTCGTTGGAGGGGGTGTAATG GTGTTGATCCCAGCACTTTACATCCACTTGACTGGAAAAGAGGGGTGCTGTGGAAATCGCTGTGGG ATGTTCTTATCAATTGCATTCGCTGCATTGGGCGTGGCTGGTGCCCTGTACAGTTTAATTGTGGCAGTGCTCGGTTTGCAGAATGGGCCTCTCTGCAAAGTTCTTCTGATTTGGTCGACACCTTTTAAAAACAG TGACCCGAGCTACCTGACTGACGATACATGGTGGGGAACATGCACGGAGCCTAAGAACATTGTGCAGTTCAACATTGGATTGTTTGCTACTCTGTTGGCCACAAGCTGTCTGCAGCTGGTTCTCTGTGCCATTCAGATGATCAACGGGTTATTTGGCTGCCTGTGTGGAACCTGCGCCAACAAAGGG CCGCTGTGA